From the Microcoleus sp. FACHB-672 genome, one window contains:
- a CDS encoding sulfate/molybdate ABC transporter ATP-binding protein encodes MDIIIDNVSKHYESFKAVDEVQLKIKSGSLVALLGPSGSGKSTLLRLVAGLETPDSGRIWIADEEATHKSVQDRKIGFVFQHYALFKHLTVRQNIAFGLEIRNALKARTNARVEELLELVQLRGMGDRYPSQLSGGQRQRVALARALAVEPKVLLLDEPFGALDAKVRKDLRVWLRRLHAEVNVTTVFVTHDQEEAMEVSDEIVVMNKGKVEQVGTPAQIYDQPATPFVMSFIGPVNVLPSSSRFFSNDKVDKAPPEVFVRPHDVVVATQPKEAAAPAKIKRLINLGWEVQAELALEDGQVVNAILSRERFNELNLVPQQQVYVKPKYAKSFPPSYSI; translated from the coding sequence GTGGACATCATCATTGATAACGTATCCAAGCATTACGAAAGTTTTAAGGCTGTTGACGAAGTTCAGCTAAAAATTAAAAGTGGTTCTCTAGTGGCGTTACTGGGACCCTCAGGCTCTGGTAAGTCCACTTTGCTGAGGCTGGTTGCTGGCTTAGAAACTCCCGATAGCGGCAGAATTTGGATCGCGGACGAGGAGGCTACTCATAAGAGTGTCCAAGACCGCAAGATCGGCTTTGTATTTCAGCACTACGCTTTGTTCAAACACTTGACCGTTCGTCAGAATATTGCGTTTGGTCTGGAGATCCGCAACGCTCTCAAGGCTAGAACAAACGCAAGAGTGGAAGAGCTGCTGGAGTTAGTACAGTTGAGGGGAATGGGTGATCGCTATCCGTCCCAACTCTCTGGGGGTCAACGGCAACGGGTGGCGCTGGCGCGAGCGCTAGCCGTTGAACCGAAAGTGCTGCTACTTGATGAGCCGTTCGGGGCGTTAGATGCGAAAGTCCGCAAAGATTTACGGGTTTGGTTGCGCCGGCTCCATGCTGAAGTTAACGTCACAACCGTTTTTGTCACCCACGATCAGGAAGAGGCAATGGAAGTTTCTGATGAAATCGTGGTGATGAATAAGGGCAAAGTTGAACAAGTCGGCACGCCGGCTCAAATATATGACCAGCCAGCTACGCCATTTGTGATGAGTTTTATTGGGCCGGTAAATGTTCTGCCCAGTAGTTCGCGCTTTTTCTCTAACGATAAGGTTGATAAAGCCCCTCCAGAAGTTTTTGTGCGCCCTCACGATGTAGTCGTAGCAACCCAGCCAAAAGAGGCCGCTGCTCCTGCAAAGATCAAACGACTGATTAATCTTGGTTGGGAAGTTCAAGCGGAATTAGCTTTAGAGGACGGTCAAGTTGTCAATGCGATTCTCAGCCGAGAACGATTTAATGAGTTAAATTTGGTGCCACAACAACAGGTTTATGTAAAACCGAAATATGCCAAATCTTTTCCACCCTCATACTCAATTTAA
- a CDS encoding transposase — protein sequence MHKSVSSGLNNAAWQLIEAIVPAKSAIGHPREVVDAIFCVQRERYIWPALAEDVPPANRLRLHLWQKLGTWQSLHDCLRTQRREAMDKKPQASVGILDSRLRPTKDLRMT from the coding sequence ATGCACAAATCCGTTTCAAGTGGCCTCAACAATGCCGCGTGGCAGTTGATTGAAGCGATTGTGCCGGCTAAATCTGCCATTGGGCATCCTAGAGAAGTCGTTGATGCGATCTTCTGTGTGCAACGAGAACGCTACATCTGGCCGGCACTTGCCGAAGATGTTCCCCCTGCAAACCGTCTACGGCTGCATCTATGGCAGAAACTTGGCACCTGGCAGAGTTTGCATGATTGTTTACGCACCCAACGAAGAGAGGCGATGGACAAGAAGCCGCAAGCGAGTGTAGGTATCCTCGATTCTCGACTTCGCCCTACCAAAGACCTACGGATGACCTAA